One part of the Lachnospiraceae bacterium JLR.KK002 genome encodes these proteins:
- a CDS encoding PD-(D/E)XK nuclease family transposase produces the protein MFRKMAEDKEFCQEILRVILEDNKLTVLESVPQWTGTNLQGRSVILDARCIRGNGTQVDIEVQKSDNDDHQRRVRYNSAILTTNITNPGIKFEKIPDVCVVFISKFDIFEGNLPLYHINRVVRETGKIVSNGFEEVYVNTKIKNDSEVSELMEVFASDNIYNSKFPKTSEMKHRYKETEGGLDVMCEIMERITSEEIGKVNKLNAILLKNKRYDDLQRTTEDLEFQEKLMRELLPEDIFE, from the coding sequence ATGTTTCGCAAAATGGCAGAAGACAAAGAATTCTGTCAGGAAATACTCCGTGTCATACTTGAAGATAATAAACTGACAGTTCTTGAATCTGTCCCCCAATGGACAGGAACAAATCTGCAGGGACGGTCTGTGATTCTTGATGCCAGATGTATCAGGGGCAATGGTACTCAGGTAGACATCGAAGTACAGAAATCAGATAATGATGACCATCAGCGGAGAGTTCGCTATAATAGTGCCATTCTCACAACTAACATTACTAATCCCGGCATAAAATTTGAGAAAATTCCTGATGTATGCGTGGTATTTATTTCCAAATTTGATATTTTTGAGGGCAATCTTCCACTTTATCATATTAATCGTGTGGTCAGAGAAACAGGAAAAATTGTCAGTAATGGATTTGAAGAAGTTTATGTAAATACAAAGATTAAAAATGATTCAGAAGTATCTGAACTCATGGAAGTGTTTGCCAGTGATAATATTTACAACAGCAAATTTCCAAAAACATCTGAAATGAAACACCGATATAAAGAAACAGAAGGAGGACTGGATGTTATGTGCGAAATTATGGAACGAATTACTTCAGAAGAAATCGGTAAAGTCAACAAATTAAATGCCATTTTATTGAAAAATAAGCGTTATGACGACTTACAGCGCACTACGGAAGACCTCGAATTCCAGGAAAAACTTATGAGAGAATTACTTCCGGAAGACATATTTGAATAA
- a CDS encoding aldose 1-epimerase family protein, with protein sequence MEKKNLLSHVGNMQQLMYARPVTYEEGRARGMKAYEVKNGPLAFTITADKCMDIAEASFQGYNVSFLSKPGLMGRNHFDTGEAEAQRSIMGGLLFTCGLENIGGPCSLEGKEYPMHGRIRTTPAEHVGADICRTGEDYTLTLTGELREAELFGENIVLRRKITTVYGEHKICIEDRISNEGFRREPMMLLYHINAGYPLLSEKSRIILPTRKVRPRDELRPPIHRITTGWSRRETMNRNTCFSMKWRRIPREILLGR encoded by the coding sequence ATGGAGAAGAAAAATTTACTCAGCCATGTGGGCAACATGCAGCAGCTTATGTACGCGCGCCCGGTAACTTATGAAGAAGGCAGAGCCAGGGGAATGAAAGCATATGAGGTGAAAAACGGCCCGCTGGCATTTACCATAACGGCGGATAAATGTATGGACATTGCAGAAGCGTCTTTTCAGGGTTATAATGTCAGTTTTCTGTCAAAGCCGGGACTGATGGGCAGAAATCATTTTGATACCGGAGAAGCGGAAGCCCAGCGCAGCATTATGGGCGGTCTTCTGTTTACCTGCGGCCTGGAAAATATCGGCGGGCCCTGCAGCCTGGAGGGGAAAGAGTATCCCATGCACGGAAGGATACGCACCACGCCCGCAGAACATGTGGGAGCCGATATCTGCCGGACGGGAGAAGATTATACCCTGACTTTAACGGGAGAACTGCGGGAGGCAGAGCTGTTCGGGGAAAATATTGTGCTGCGGAGGAAAATTACCACCGTGTACGGAGAACATAAAATCTGTATTGAGGACAGGATTTCCAATGAGGGATTCCGGAGGGAGCCCATGATGCTGCTGTATCATATCAATGCGGGCTATCCGCTGTTGTCGGAAAAATCCCGGATTATCCTGCCCACCAGGAAAGTACGGCCCAGAGATGAATTGCGGCCTCCCATACACAGGATTACGACAGGATGGAGCCGCCGGGAGACAATGAACCGGAATACGTGTTTTTCCATGAAATGGCGGCGGATTCCCAGGGAAATACTTTTGGGGCGGTAA
- a CDS encoding DUF4432 family protein gives MEPPGDNEPEYVFFHEMAADSQGNTFGAVINEDLGIGLKTEYNLKELPYLMQWKSIASGDYVVGLEPANSSVYGRAYHFREHSLHTREPLETEVKHLTLSFLAGKELEQVKDEAEKLCRENRSCRL, from the coding sequence ATGGAGCCGCCGGGAGACAATGAACCGGAATACGTGTTTTTCCATGAAATGGCGGCGGATTCCCAGGGAAATACTTTTGGGGCGGTAATCAATGAGGATTTGGGGATTGGCCTGAAAACAGAATACAATCTGAAAGAACTGCCGTATCTCATGCAGTGGAAATCCATTGCCTCCGGAGACTATGTGGTGGGCCTTGAGCCTGCCAACTCCAGCGTGTACGGAAGAGCGTACCATTTCAGAGAACACAGCCTGCACACCAGGGAACCTCTGGAAACGGAAGTGAAACATCTTACCCTGAGCTTTCTGGCTGGGAAGGAACTGGAGCAGGTGAAAGATGAAGCAGAAAAGCTGTGCAGGGAGAATAGAAGCTGTCGGTTATAG
- a CDS encoding glycoside hydrolase family 125 protein yields MTQNQRYASICRVFRNVEEKLREYPKIVEIFQNCYLNTLDATVKSMDDGTTYVITGDIPAMWLRDSTAQLRPFLPVAEQEPALQEILAGLSRRQFQYIQTDPYANAFNEADNGNCWEHDITEQNGWVWERKYEVDSLCYPLQFAYLLWKNTRCREHPDSSFQAGAGKILQVFRTEQYHEERSPYSFVRQNTYFKDTLSRDGKGALVKSGIGMTWSGFRPSDDACMYGYLVPSNMFAVVALGYLEEMAGSILKDWEMQKEAADLKEQIYQGIETCGIVKTEEFGEVYACETDGYGQYNLMDDVNVPSLLSMAPALSAVMYAMNRLIQGTERSGFADYRKGYCSDFGQKMQLGAGQLTAVLLCWTNIEFFTLQVRILPLAIIFILMFAAALLVTPNLYLLASRYEMENMQIVKTAVTLLIARPVSTLGNLAAFAILLAAFEISAGTTVLFMGSVYGFLIMFMNQSIMQKLESRN; encoded by the coding sequence ATGACACAGAATCAAAGGTATGCTTCCATCTGCCGCGTGTTTCGGAATGTGGAAGAGAAATTACGAGAATACCCCAAAATAGTTGAAATATTTCAAAACTGCTATCTGAATACACTGGACGCCACGGTGAAATCCATGGATGACGGAACAACCTATGTGATTACAGGAGATATTCCCGCCATGTGGCTGCGGGATTCCACCGCGCAGCTTCGGCCCTTTCTTCCGGTGGCGGAGCAGGAACCTGCGCTGCAGGAGATTCTGGCCGGACTGTCCAGGAGGCAGTTTCAGTACATTCAGACAGACCCCTATGCCAATGCTTTTAATGAGGCGGACAACGGAAACTGCTGGGAACATGATATTACGGAGCAGAACGGATGGGTATGGGAACGGAAATACGAAGTGGATTCCCTGTGCTATCCTCTGCAGTTTGCATATCTGCTCTGGAAAAATACCAGGTGCAGGGAGCACCCGGACTCGTCCTTTCAGGCAGGAGCCGGAAAAATTCTGCAGGTGTTCCGGACAGAGCAGTACCACGAAGAGAGGTCTCCATATAGTTTTGTGCGGCAGAATACATATTTTAAAGATACCCTTTCCAGAGACGGGAAAGGGGCGTTGGTGAAATCGGGAATCGGCATGACCTGGTCAGGGTTTCGTCCCAGTGACGATGCGTGTATGTACGGTTATCTGGTTCCTTCCAATATGTTTGCCGTTGTGGCGCTGGGCTATCTGGAAGAAATGGCGGGCAGTATTCTGAAGGATTGGGAAATGCAGAAAGAGGCGGCGGACTTAAAAGAACAGATTTATCAGGGCATAGAAACCTGCGGAATTGTAAAGACAGAAGAATTCGGAGAGGTATACGCCTGTGAGACGGATGGATACGGTCAGTACAACCTGATGGACGATGTAAATGTACCCAGTCTGCTTTCCATGGCCCCGGCTCTTTCGGCGGTCATGTATGCCATGAACCGGCTGATACAGGGAACAGAGCGGAGCGGATTTGCAGATTACCGGAAAGGCTACTGCTCTGATTTTGGGCAGAAAATGCAGCTTGGGGCAGGTCAGCTTACTGCAGTGCTGCTCTGCTGGACCAACATTGAATTTTTTACGCTGCAGGTTCGGATTCTTCCGCTGGCAATTATATTTATACTGATGTTTGCGGCTGCACTGCTGGTTACGCCCAATCTTTATCTGCTGGCCAGCCGGTATGAAATGGAGAATATGCAGATTGTGAAGACCGCGGTAACTCTGCTGATTGCCAGGCCCGTATCCACCCTCGGAAATCTGGCGGCCTTTGCCATCCTTCTGGCGGCTTTTGAGATTTCGGCGGGGACAACCGTGCTGTTTATGGGCAGCGTTTACGGGTTTCTGATTATGTTTATGAATCAGAGCATTATGCAGAAACTGGAAAGCAGAAATTAA
- a CDS encoding glycoside hydrolase family 2 protein codes for MEAEQISAATEQSSLTYTVEITAPEGEVRTCTGSPAEIHISNPRLWWPNGYGGQPLYRVKVTLYADGIPADVWERNLGLRTLTVRTEQDEWGTGFAHEINGVAIFAMGADYIPEDHLLGRVTPETTRKLLEQCAAANYNAIRVWGGGYYPEDWFYDICDELGLIVWQDFMFACAVYELTPEFKENIRQEFIDNVKRLRHHPSLGLWCGNNEMEMFVEEGHHWVTKKTEVRDYILMYEQLIPEVLETYDPQTFYWPASPSSGGAFDEPNSPDRGDVHYWSVWHGNRPFSEYRKYFFRYASEFGFQSLPARKTLETITDDPRDMNLFSYVMEKHQRQYGANGKIMNYLQQTYLYPSDFDMLIYASRLLQADAIRYGVEHFRRNRGRCMGAIVWQLNDCWPVISWSSIDYCGRWKALHYMEKRFFAPLMISCQEEGMMTKEADMNREHFVFEKSIRLNVANETRADQQVEVFWEVRNAAAEVLRRGEIRQVHVPALTSVWLEKVMLPETDIFSEYVSFGMRQNGKVISEGTVIFSYPKYFRYENPRLSFRLEEDEIIISADAYAKSVEIRNEQEDFILSDNYFDMNAGEKRVKILSGEPQGIRLRSVYDIR; via the coding sequence GTGGAAGCAGAACAGATATCCGCTGCGACAGAGCAGAGTTCCCTTACGTATACGGTGGAAATTACCGCGCCGGAGGGGGAAGTCCGAACCTGTACCGGTTCTCCGGCAGAAATTCATATCAGCAATCCCAGGCTCTGGTGGCCCAACGGATATGGCGGCCAGCCCCTTTACCGGGTAAAAGTAACCCTTTACGCAGATGGGATTCCCGCTGACGTATGGGAGCGGAATCTGGGCCTCCGCACCCTGACAGTGAGAACGGAACAGGATGAGTGGGGCACAGGATTTGCCCATGAAATCAACGGAGTCGCTATATTTGCCATGGGGGCCGACTATATTCCGGAGGACCATCTGCTGGGCCGGGTAACGCCGGAGACCACCAGAAAGCTGCTGGAACAGTGTGCGGCGGCAAATTACAATGCCATTCGGGTATGGGGCGGCGGATATTATCCGGAGGACTGGTTTTATGATATCTGTGATGAGCTGGGGCTGATTGTCTGGCAGGACTTTATGTTTGCCTGTGCGGTCTATGAACTGACCCCGGAATTTAAAGAAAATATCCGTCAGGAATTTATTGACAATGTGAAACGCCTCCGCCACCATCCGTCCCTGGGCCTGTGGTGCGGCAATAATGAGATGGAAATGTTCGTGGAGGAAGGCCATCACTGGGTCACCAAAAAGACAGAAGTGCGGGACTATATTCTCATGTACGAACAGCTTATTCCGGAAGTACTGGAAACTTATGACCCTCAGACCTTTTACTGGCCTGCAAGTCCTTCCTCCGGCGGAGCCTTTGACGAGCCCAACAGCCCGGACAGAGGGGATGTGCATTACTGGAGCGTATGGCACGGGAACAGGCCTTTTTCAGAATACCGGAAATACTTTTTCCGCTATGCCTCAGAATTCGGCTTCCAGTCTCTGCCCGCCCGGAAAACGCTGGAAACCATCACCGATGACCCCAGGGATATGAACCTGTTTTCTTATGTGATGGAAAAGCACCAGAGACAGTACGGGGCAAACGGAAAGATTATGAATTACCTTCAGCAGACTTATCTCTATCCTTCGGATTTTGATATGTTAATTTATGCTTCCCGGCTTCTGCAGGCTGACGCCATCCGGTACGGCGTGGAGCATTTCCGGAGGAACCGGGGCCGCTGCATGGGAGCCATTGTCTGGCAGCTAAACGACTGCTGGCCAGTGATTTCCTGGTCCTCCATTGATTACTGCGGCCGCTGGAAGGCTCTGCATTATATGGAAAAACGGTTTTTTGCACCTCTGATGATTTCCTGTCAGGAAGAGGGAATGATGACAAAGGAAGCCGATATGAACCGGGAGCATTTTGTATTTGAAAAGTCCATCCGCTTAAATGTTGCAAATGAGACCAGAGCAGACCAGCAGGTGGAGGTATTCTGGGAAGTAAGAAACGCCGCGGCAGAGGTTCTCAGAAGGGGTGAAATCCGTCAGGTGCATGTTCCGGCCCTTACCAGTGTCTGGCTTGAGAAAGTGATGCTGCCGGAAACGGACATATTTTCAGAGTATGTGAGTTTTGGAATGAGACAGAACGGAAAAGTCATATCTGAGGGAACCGTGATTTTCTCTTATCCCAAATACTTCCGCTATGAAAATCCCCGCCTTTCCTTCCGGCTGGAAGAGGACGAAATCATAATATCCGCAGACGCTTATGCAAAAAGCGTGGAAATACGGAATGAACAGGAAGACTTCATTCTTTCGGATAATTATTTTGACATGAACGCAGGAGAGAAGCGGGTAAAAATTCTTTCCGGAGAGCCTCAGGGAATCCGGTTGAGAAGCGTGTATGATATCAGGTAA
- a CDS encoding transglutaminase-like domain-containing protein has translation MKPDKIKSDKMKSDKMKPDKIKPDKRRKSEMFSKALWEYARRQYDSRLPFMGYLKNEIQRNMEMCTPEEQLLMKFFYGTMPLRDMGEYGFDVFLAFVRHGLMLRENVEWCRRLPEEIFLHNVLYYRINSENIEDCRPFFYEQLWERIQGKTMTEAVLEINYWCAENGTYETSDFRTISPLTMYKAGAGRCGEESTFAVTAFRSVGIPARQVYTPKWAHCDDNHAWVEVYADGDWHFLGACEPEPVLDKGWFSNASSRTMMVHAREFSDYGNQESCFRQGELPCYNNVTFRYTKTRELEIKVEDSRGPASHARVYTELLNSAEYGSMAVLDTDEDGSAVLCTGMGTLHLWAAMGEKTAEALIDTRQQDKVLLTLTEEQAPAGVWRDIDIKAPEEQNLCKVTITREQKNQNRRRMQEAAALRAGRIRSYYKAELAEKYPEGQEFLRLAAGNFDQIFRFLAKDDNPDRAGLLRSLSRKDYLDARADVLEHHLQYAGTYRLEWEEKEKRELYEQYILCPRIFYEELTCYREEILKYFSQEEKRRFREQPETLWRYVREQTFYEEIYDYSTIFSTPLNTLQFRFGNPMSQKILCAAILRTLGVPARISQAEQEVEVYQGDKFVKISGTGEEQKAPERVTLTLKRKPEKDWIYYQNWTIGQFRQGRFITLDYQGLEFETLEQKLELEPGLYRIITANRLPGGDQLAAEYKFCLEPGLPQEAELRMRTGQPEELLVSRQLEDFDLKEDGHIINASALTAQGVHILAFLEPGEEPTEHVLNEMYQLRENFRALEAGICFAVREERIRKTPAWERLLKAVPEIKVVTGDFDELTEPLARRMYTDPEKLPLLFILNPGLKAVYAGSGYQAGSVNLLLELLKANGA, from the coding sequence ATGAAGCCGGATAAGATAAAGTCGGATAAAATGAAGTCGGATAAAATGAAGCCGGATAAGATAAAACCGGATAAAAGGAGGAAATCAGAAATGTTTTCAAAAGCACTGTGGGAATATGCCCGGCGGCAGTACGACAGCCGGCTGCCGTTTATGGGATATTTAAAAAACGAAATTCAGAGGAACATGGAGATGTGTACCCCGGAGGAACAGCTTCTGATGAAATTTTTTTACGGAACCATGCCCCTGCGGGATATGGGCGAATATGGATTCGATGTGTTTCTGGCCTTTGTCCGCCACGGCCTTATGCTGCGGGAAAACGTGGAGTGGTGCCGCCGGCTTCCGGAGGAAATATTTCTCCATAATGTCCTGTATTACCGGATTAATTCAGAAAATATTGAGGACTGCAGGCCTTTCTTTTATGAGCAGTTATGGGAGCGGATACAGGGAAAGACCATGACGGAAGCAGTGCTGGAAATTAATTACTGGTGTGCGGAAAACGGAACCTACGAGACGTCTGATTTCAGAACCATTTCCCCGCTGACCATGTACAAAGCCGGCGCAGGACGGTGCGGAGAGGAATCCACCTTTGCGGTGACAGCATTCCGCAGCGTGGGAATTCCCGCAAGGCAGGTGTATACCCCCAAATGGGCCCATTGTGACGATAACCACGCCTGGGTGGAAGTATATGCGGACGGAGACTGGCATTTCCTTGGGGCCTGCGAGCCGGAACCGGTACTGGATAAGGGATGGTTTTCCAATGCCTCTTCCCGAACCATGATGGTTCACGCCAGGGAATTTTCAGATTACGGCAATCAGGAATCCTGCTTTCGGCAGGGTGAGCTTCCCTGTTATAACAATGTGACATTCCGGTATACCAAAACCAGGGAACTTGAGATAAAGGTGGAGGATTCCAGGGGCCCAGCATCACATGCCAGAGTTTATACGGAACTTCTGAACAGTGCGGAATATGGCAGTATGGCGGTACTGGATACAGATGAGGATGGAAGTGCAGTCCTGTGTACCGGTATGGGTACTTTACATCTGTGGGCTGCTATGGGAGAGAAAACAGCCGAAGCCCTGATTGATACCAGGCAGCAGGATAAAGTTCTGCTTACCCTGACAGAAGAACAGGCTCCGGCGGGCGTCTGGAGAGATATTGACATAAAGGCGCCGGAGGAGCAGAACCTCTGCAAAGTTACCATAACCAGGGAGCAGAAAAACCAAAACCGCCGGCGTATGCAGGAAGCGGCAGCTTTGCGGGCCGGAAGAATCCGCAGCTATTACAAAGCAGAACTGGCAGAAAAATATCCGGAGGGGCAGGAATTTTTGCGCCTTGCGGCAGGGAATTTTGACCAGATATTTCGGTTTCTTGCAAAGGATGATAACCCGGACCGGGCAGGCCTGCTGCGCAGTCTGAGCAGGAAAGATTACCTGGACGCCAGGGCAGATGTGCTGGAACATCATTTGCAGTATGCCGGAACATACCGTCTGGAATGGGAAGAAAAGGAGAAAAGGGAACTGTATGAACAGTACATTCTCTGCCCCAGGATTTTTTATGAAGAACTGACCTGCTACCGGGAGGAAATTCTGAAATATTTCAGTCAGGAGGAGAAACGACGTTTCCGGGAACAGCCGGAAACCCTCTGGCGTTATGTCCGGGAGCAGACATTTTATGAAGAAATATATGATTACAGCACGATTTTTTCCACGCCGCTGAATACATTGCAATTCCGGTTTGGTAATCCCATGAGTCAGAAAATTCTCTGTGCGGCCATTCTGCGTACCCTGGGAGTTCCGGCACGTATCAGCCAGGCGGAACAGGAAGTGGAGGTTTATCAGGGAGATAAATTTGTAAAAATATCAGGAACCGGGGAAGAACAGAAGGCACCGGAACGGGTAACCCTTACCCTGAAACGGAAACCGGAGAAAGACTGGATATATTATCAGAACTGGACCATCGGACAGTTCCGGCAGGGGCGGTTTATCACCTTGGATTACCAGGGACTGGAGTTTGAAACTCTGGAGCAGAAGCTGGAACTGGAGCCTGGGCTTTACCGGATTATCACTGCAAACCGTTTGCCGGGAGGGGACCAGCTTGCAGCAGAATATAAATTCTGCCTGGAGCCGGGACTTCCCCAGGAGGCGGAACTGCGTATGCGTACCGGGCAGCCGGAAGAACTGCTGGTATCAAGACAACTGGAAGATTTTGATTTGAAAGAGGACGGGCACATAATCAATGCTTCCGCTCTGACCGCTCAGGGCGTACATATTCTGGCATTTCTGGAGCCGGGTGAGGAGCCCACGGAGCATGTGCTGAATGAAATGTATCAGCTCCGTGAAAATTTCCGGGCCCTGGAAGCGGGAATCTGCTTTGCGGTGCGGGAGGAAAGGATACGGAAAACCCCGGCCTGGGAACGGCTCCTGAAGGCAGTTCCGGAGATAAAGGTGGTGACCGGGGATTTTGACGAGCTGACGGAGCCGCTGGCCCGGCGCATGTACACGGACCCGGAAAAACTTCCGCTGCTTTTCATTCTGAATCCGGGCCTTAAGGCTGTTTACGCCGGCAGCGGCTATCAGGCCGGCAGTGTGAATCTGCTGCTGGAACTGTTAAAAGCAAACGGAGCGTAA
- a CDS encoding AraC family transcriptional regulator → MEDLFINNIRGDASAGSLYQMAVRMAMLLQEIKKEYKLESGKFQDITELIEIIFRADDIHGIRTAFASEITEIIACMHEEDSRYTPVVRQIIAKVQQNYREDMNLKTLAYKYHMNASYLGQIFQKEVGCSFARYLSNTKNGIAKELILNTKIIIQICLPEVILS, encoded by the coding sequence ATGGAAGATTTGTTTATCAATAATATACGAGGAGATGCGTCCGCGGGTTCTCTGTACCAGATGGCAGTCAGGATGGCCATGCTGCTGCAGGAAATCAAAAAGGAATATAAGCTGGAATCGGGCAAGTTCCAGGATATTACCGAGTTGATTGAAATCATTTTCCGGGCAGATGATATTCATGGAATCCGGACGGCATTTGCCTCGGAAATTACAGAGATTATCGCCTGTATGCATGAGGAGGATTCCCGGTATACCCCGGTAGTGCGTCAGATTATTGCTAAGGTACAGCAGAACTACAGGGAAGATATGAACCTGAAAACTCTGGCTTATAAATACCATATGAACGCTTCCTATCTGGGACAGATTTTTCAGAAAGAGGTGGGTTGTTCCTTCGCCCGGTATCTGAGCAATACGAAAAACGGAATCGCAAAGGAGCTGATTCTGAATACAAAAATCATTATTCAAATATGTCTTCCGGAAGTAATTCTCTCATAA
- a CDS encoding copper homeostasis protein CutC, which produces MKRKLEVCVDSVESAVIAKEAGADCLEVCASLIIGGTTPGVSQFRQIREKCKIPLHVLVRPRFGDFLYTDAEFQMIREDVRMFRELGAEGVVVGCLKSDGTLDTDRMQQLREAAGPLRITLHRAFDVCKDPYRTLEEAVSLGIDTVLTSGQAPVCTEGKEVLKQLLAQADGRIEILLGSGVNDKVIREMTEELHAASFHMSGKRTLDSGMTYRNGRVHMGLPAFSEFEILRTDREEIRKARQALDEAG; this is translated from the coding sequence ATGAAAAGAAAGCTGGAAGTATGTGTGGATTCGGTGGAATCTGCGGTCATTGCAAAGGAAGCGGGTGCGGACTGTCTGGAGGTCTGCGCCAGCCTGATAATCGGAGGAACAACGCCGGGGGTCAGCCAGTTCAGGCAAATCCGTGAAAAGTGCAAAATTCCTCTGCATGTGCTGGTGCGTCCCAGATTCGGTGATTTTCTGTATACGGATGCGGAATTTCAGATGATACGGGAAGACGTCCGTATGTTCCGGGAACTGGGAGCAGAAGGTGTTGTGGTGGGATGTCTGAAGTCGGACGGAACTCTGGACACAGACAGAATGCAGCAGTTAAGAGAAGCGGCAGGCCCTTTGCGGATAACGCTGCACCGTGCTTTTGACGTATGCAAAGACCCGTATCGAACCCTGGAAGAGGCGGTTTCCCTGGGAATCGACACCGTTCTTACTTCCGGTCAGGCCCCTGTCTGCACGGAAGGAAAGGAAGTGCTGAAACAGCTTCTTGCGCAGGCGGATGGCCGGATTGAGATTCTTCTTGGCAGCGGGGTAAATGATAAGGTCATACGCGAGATGACAGAAGAACTTCATGCAGCCAGTTTTCACATGTCCGGAAAACGGACGCTGGACAGCGGTATGACATACCGGAACGGGCGGGTTCATATGGGCCTTCCCGCGTTCAGTGAATTTGAAATTCTGCGCACGGACAGAGAGGAAATCAGAAAAGCAAGGCAGGCGCTGGATGAAGCCGGATAA
- a CDS encoding D-lyxose/D-mannose family sugar isomerase, with product MKRSKINAEIRHMEEMIKAHGFEIPPFCKWSADDWKARGPEYNEIRDNMLGWDITDYGLGKFDEVGFSLITIRNGNLKLDKYTKTYAEKLLLVKEGQMAPMHFHWNKMEDIINRGGGNVLITVYNSTEDGEFADTEVTVSCDGREFTVPAGTKVKLTPGESITIYPYMYHDFHVEEGSGDVLLGEVSMCNDDENDNRFYEPIGRFPAIEEDEVPYRLLCNEYPKAE from the coding sequence ATGAAACGTTCAAAAATAAATGCGGAAATCAGACATATGGAAGAAATGATAAAGGCCCACGGATTCGAAATTCCGCCCTTCTGCAAATGGTCTGCAGATGACTGGAAAGCCAGAGGGCCTGAATACAATGAAATCCGGGACAATATGCTGGGATGGGATATTACCGATTATGGTCTCGGAAAATTTGACGAGGTGGGATTTTCCCTGATTACCATCCGCAACGGTAATCTGAAACTGGATAAATATACCAAGACCTATGCGGAAAAGCTCCTCCTTGTAAAAGAAGGGCAGATGGCTCCCATGCATTTTCACTGGAATAAAATGGAAGATATCATCAACCGGGGCGGGGGTAACGTGCTGATTACCGTTTACAATTCCACAGAGGACGGAGAGTTTGCGGATACGGAAGTGACAGTCAGCTGCGACGGAAGGGAATTTACCGTTCCGGCAGGTACGAAAGTGAAGCTGACGCCGGGAGAAAGCATTACCATTTATCCTTATATGTACCATGATTTCCATGTGGAGGAGGGAAGCGGCGACGTGCTTCTGGGAGAGGTATCCATGTGCAATGACGATGAAAATGACAACAGGTTTTATGAGCCCATCGGACGTTTTCCGGCGATTGAGGAAGATGAAGTCCCCTATCGTCTGCTGTGCAACGAATATCCGAAAGCAGAGTGA